In Deltaproteobacteria bacterium, a single window of DNA contains:
- a CDS encoding adenylosuccinate lyase → MIPRYTRPQMGRLWEPENRYRKWLQVELAVVAAMAELQQIPAEAAETILRKADFSLERIEAIEEEVRHDVIAFLTCVTEHVGENGRYLHLGLTSSDVLDTSLALLLVEAADILLQDVDDLLVTLKQLAFEHKDTVMIGRSHGVHAEPITFGLKLALWYAEFVRNRSRLVQARETVRVGKISGAVGTYANVDPRVEQIACTRLGLQPAPISTQIIQRDRHAEYFSVLAIIAASLEKIATEIRHLQRTEVLEVEEPFGKAQKGSSAMPHKRNPIVAENICGLARVVRTQAIAALENVALWHERDISHSSVERIIAPDSTILLDTMLHRTTAILRGMTVHRERMKQNLERTAGLFNSQRIMLSLTQKGWSREQAYRAVQRHAMAAWSEGGNFRKLLEADPAIAQSLSRDELDNLFDIHYYLRYVNDIFARVFVEEAAAANGRKETTSEADS, encoded by the coding sequence ATGATACCGCGTTACACTCGACCGCAGATGGGCCGCCTGTGGGAGCCCGAAAACCGCTACCGCAAATGGTTGCAGGTGGAGCTTGCCGTGGTTGCCGCCATGGCCGAACTGCAGCAAATTCCTGCCGAGGCAGCCGAGACCATCCTGCGCAAGGCAGACTTCAGTCTTGAACGAATCGAAGCGATCGAAGAAGAAGTACGCCACGACGTCATCGCCTTTCTCACCTGTGTCACGGAGCATGTGGGTGAAAACGGTCGTTACCTTCATCTCGGACTCACATCCTCAGATGTACTGGACACCAGCCTGGCCCTGCTTCTCGTAGAGGCTGCAGATATCCTGCTCCAGGATGTGGACGACCTCCTTGTCACCCTGAAGCAGCTGGCTTTTGAGCACAAAGACACGGTAATGATTGGCCGTTCTCACGGGGTCCATGCCGAACCTATAACCTTTGGTCTCAAACTTGCCCTGTGGTATGCTGAGTTTGTCCGCAACCGCTCTCGTCTCGTTCAGGCAAGAGAAACCGTGCGCGTGGGCAAAATTTCCGGGGCCGTGGGCACCTATGCCAATGTGGATCCAAGGGTGGAGCAGATTGCCTGCACTCGTCTGGGTTTACAGCCTGCTCCCATCTCCACCCAGATCATTCAACGAGATCGTCACGCCGAATACTTTTCCGTACTGGCCATCATTGCGGCCAGCCTGGAGAAAATCGCCACAGAAATTCGCCACCTGCAGCGCACCGAAGTACTGGAGGTGGAGGAGCCCTTCGGCAAGGCTCAAAAAGGCTCCTCTGCCATGCCCCACAAACGAAACCCCATCGTTGCTGAAAATATCTGCGGTCTGGCTCGCGTAGTGAGAACGCAGGCAATCGCCGCCCTCGAAAATGTGGCCCTGTGGCATGAACGAGACATCAGTCACTCCTCAGTCGAAAGAATCATAGCGCCTGACAGCACCATCTTGCTGGATACCATGCTGCATCGAACCACAGCCATTTTGAGGGGTATGACGGTCCACCGCGAGCGGATGAAGCAAAACCTCGAGCGCACTGCAGGTCTCTTCAACTCCCAGAGGATCATGTTGAGCCTGACTCAGAAGGGCTGGAGCCGCGAACAGGCCTACAGGGCAGTGCAGCGCCATGCCATGGCAGCATGGAGCGAAGGAGGCAATTTCAGAAAACTGCTCGAAGCTGATCCGGCAATTGCTCAATCTCTATCAAGAGACGAACTGGACAACCTCTTCGACATCCACTATTACCTGCGTTATGTGAACGACATTTTCGCCAGAGTTTTTGTTGAAGAAGCCGCAGCTGCAAACGGCAGGAAAGAGACCACCAGTGAAGCAGACAGCTGA
- a CDS encoding creatininase family protein, whose translation MIIEEITMPDFIAGLERTRTVLLPCGSVEEHGPHLPLGTDTIHVYELCKEVARRTEVFVAPPVHYGLMRSTREHPGTIGIRGSTLRAVVRDIVSDLYRQGLRNFLIISGHASALQISSLVETGEELLERHPEIGLAVLSALDVAPRAWQEIIVSKDDSHAGEVETSLMLFLRNSLVGSDRPKEKPHFPPHLLVRDKQRYWPGGVWGDAGHATREKGQQLFERSVQAMVALIDALNSHNNVF comes from the coding sequence ATGATAATCGAAGAAATAACAATGCCCGACTTTATTGCCGGCCTCGAGAGGACCAGAACGGTTCTCCTTCCCTGCGGTTCAGTAGAGGAGCACGGACCCCATCTTCCCCTGGGCACGGATACCATTCATGTTTATGAGCTCTGCAAAGAAGTGGCACGCCGCACTGAAGTCTTCGTCGCCCCTCCTGTACACTATGGCCTCATGAGGAGCACTCGCGAGCACCCGGGCACCATCGGCATTCGAGGCTCCACCTTGCGAGCTGTGGTGCGAGACATTGTCAGCGACCTCTACCGCCAGGGGCTCCGCAATTTTCTCATTATCAGCGGCCACGCCAGTGCTCTGCAGATAAGCAGCCTGGTGGAGACCGGCGAGGAACTGCTCGAGCGCCACCCAGAAATAGGCTTGGCAGTGCTCTCTGCTCTGGATGTGGCTCCCCGCGCCTGGCAGGAGATCATCGTCAGCAAAGACGACTCTCATGCCGGTGAGGTGGAGACTTCCCTCATGCTCTTTTTGCGAAACAGTCTGGTTGGCAGCGATCGTCCCAAAGAGAAGCCGCATTTTCCCCCACATCTTCTCGTCAGGGATAAACAACGCTACTGGCCTGGAGGGGTCTGGGGTGACGCGGGCCATGCCACCAGAGAAAAGGGGCAGCAGTTGTTCGAGCGTTCGGTACAGGCCATGGTTGCCCTCATCGATGCCCTGAACAGCCACAATAATGTTTTCTGA